TGAGCAAAATACCCTATCTGAATATACCTTTCATCATGAAGGTAATTTACAAATAAAGACTATTTCACCTGTAAACAAGTATGAACAACGCTTACAGTTTTACAATCACAATTTTGTCTTTATTAATGGAAATCATTACCAAGGGGCGAAACAAATTTTGATTTTAGATGACGAAAAAGAAGCTTCTGTAAAAAAAAGGTTAGACCAATTAACAAACATCCAGTTTATAATTAAGTTGAATGAAGACTCAAGGTATTTTGATTGTTTACTAGAACGTTTTCCAAACATCAAAAATATTACCTCATATACAATTAATGAAATTGATAAAATATCTAATCATATACATAATCTCATTAAAGAAAATATTGCTCCTGTAAAAGGATTGGTTTTAATAGGCGGGAAAAGTACTCGAATGGGACGTGACAAATCGGAGTTAGTGTACTATAAAAAGCCTCAAAAAGAACATGTAAAAGAGTTACTAGAAAACAACAATTTAGAAACTTTTTACTCTGTAAGAGATTTATCTACCTCACCAGAAACGACAAATGAAATTCCAGATACCTTTTTTAATCTAGGGCCTTTTGGAGGCATTTGTTCTGCTTTTCAAAAAGACCCAAACTCAGCATGGTTTGTTATGGCTACAGATGTTCCATTTGTAAATAATGAGCTTATTCAATTATTATTACAAAAGAGAAATCCTGCTAAAGTGGCTACTGCTGTTAAAGGAAAAAACAAAGAATTTCCTGAACCATTAATTACCATTTACGAACCAAAAGCTTACGGAAAACTACTTCAGTATTTAGCACAAGGGTATTCTTGTCCTCGCAAAATGTTGATTAATTCTGATGTTGAAATTATTGAGGTTGATGATAATCTGATAAGAAACATTAACACTCCTGAAGAGTTTAAAGACGTTATTCGTTTTATAAAAAAGTTATAAGTTTTTTTCTAAACTCTGTAAGCGTCATTTTTGTCTTTTTCCATCAAAAAAACATATTTATATTTTATAAAAATTAAAGTATTAAAAAACCACACTTTAAAAAGTGTGGTTTTTTTCATTTATAAATAAACTCTATTTTATCTTCTGCTTCTAACCTCTCTTGATTTTGAAACATTTTCTTTTGATCTGTTAAAATTTCTACTTCTATTTATTTTAGCATTGGATCTTGACGAATTCCCTCTACTTTTATAACTTCTTTGATCTCTATTTGTTGCATTTCTAGAACGATCCCTAAAATATCCTCTTGTACTTTTTGTTTGAGCATTTCTTTTAGGTCTATTATATTTTGATGTTCTAGTATTAGATTTCTCAGCTACCTCATTTCTGTTTCTTTCTCTCGTAATTGGAGTTCTTCTTGAAATAGAATTATTACTTCCTCTTTCTCTAAAAACTGTTCTAGTATTTCTTGCTACTGTACGAGATCTATTTCTACTATAATCCCTATTATTATTTGCTACTCTAAAATTCTCTTTAGTATTTTTACGATAGTTACGATCGTTTCTTTGATACATTGTTCTTCTATGATCTTTCGATCTAAAATTCACATTTCTCGCATTGGCAAGCCTACGTCCTCTGTTAAAATTTCTTACACTATTCTCTGGCCTATAATAACTACGGTTTCTATATGACCTTTTGTAATACCCATCATAATAATTGTTTCTATATACCGAATACGAATATCTATATGGAGAATAAAATCTTCTATATGGGCGATTCCAAACCACACACCTATCAACTACAGGGACTGCAAAATATCTGTGAAAAGGTCTATACACATAATATCTATTAAAACTGTTGATATATCCAGTACAATTTAAGAAGTTCCCATAACTATTATAGTGAACAAACAATCCACCAACTCGAGCTACTCTTCCCCAACGATTGTATCTAATAAACACATCACCTGCCTGTACTATTCTACCATAATGATCATAAAAAATTGGAATATCTTCAATTTGAACTACCGCACCATAATCATCATATTGTACAAATGGATCATAATTATAACCTGAATTAAAACTTATATTTACTCCAGGAGCATTAAAATTAACATTTACTCCTCTTCTTGAACCATTCAAATAGAAATCGAATTGCCCATCTGGATACACAGCAAATTCAACACCTGCCTCTGTAAAAATGAATGATTTTCCATAATTGGAATACCCTTCACCAGCATAAGTACCTGGTTCTGATGCATTAATCGTAAATGACGTTAGTAAAAGTCCTGTAAGTAGTAAAACAAAATTTTTCATACGATCTGATTTTAAATGTCTATCATTTTTTTGATACACAGTTAAATATTACCAAGTAACATGCCAAAAATTAAAACTATGTAGAAATTCTATTTTAAAATAGAATAAAAACTTGAGCATATTTTTAAGTACAAAACAGTTTTAAAAAAGAAAACCACAACAAACCAGAACCCTATTAATTGGATTTTTTATGAAATTTACCTAAATAACTCGTGAAGCATTAAATAAAAACTCTATACAAATCAATGTTTCTAATGGATTAAACAAAAATAAAGTTGAAATTTTTGGTCCTGATGCAAACCATGAAATAAAATAAGTGTAATAAAGTAAAACTTACTACAAATTGAATAATTTCAAAATAAAAAAGCCGAGTTAAAAACTCAGCTTTCTAAAATTTGTACCAAAGGTGGGACTCGAACCCACACGCCCTTGCGAGCATCGGATTTTGAATATAATGTTTTTCGTTTTTAGAACAAAGTTCAAGAGTCTTAAAAAAATCAATTATAAATATGTTTATCAGTCATTTATAAATTAAAAACATAAATGATGAAAAATTTTATTTTCTTTGACAAAGAAAAAGTACCTACAAAAGTACCTGTAATTTCAATTAAAAAAATGTTTTCTGAACCTAAGCTTTATATCCCAAAGATTAAAGGAACTAATAAACCTAATATAAATAAGCCATGGCATATATGGTATTATTATAGAAATCCATTCACTGGGGCTATGGATAAAATAATTGAAAAAAGAGGTCTGAATAGGGTTAAAACTATAACAGAAAGAAAAAGAATAGGTAATGCATTAAAGAAAGCTAGACTCCGTTTGCTTCAAGAAGGTTATAGCCCTTTTGAAGAAAAACAGGAAGAAATTTTGGACAAGAAAAGCTATACTATATCAGAAGCTTTAGAGTTAGCTTTAAACGAAAAAAATAAAGTTTGGGCTGAAAAAACAAGACATGGAAACTCTAGCATGTATAACATCTTTGTTAAGTGGATAACAGAAAAAAAGCTTGCCAATAAAGATATAGACCAACTTACTAAAAGACATATTATAATCTTTTTAAACCACATCTCAGACACTTCATCTAACACAACTAGAAATAACTTTAAAAGGCTTATTTCTTCTTTATTGTCTCAATTAGTGGCTGATGATATTTTAAGCTATAACTTTGTTAAAGATATTCCATCATTAAAAGCTAAGCCTGAAAAAAATCAACCTTTCACAATACTACAATTAGAAGCAATAAAAAACTATCTTGTAAAAAATGATAAATATCTTTATCAATACATGAAATTTGTCATTTATGCTCTAATGCGACCAGTTGAAATTTGTAGATTGAAAGTAAAAGATATTGATTTACAGAACAACACTATATTATTTGCAGAGACAAAAACAGAAAGGGCAAATATTCTGATAATTGAACCTTTAAAAGAGGTTTTTCAAAAAATGACTTTAGAAAACTATAATGCTGATGATTTTCTGTTTACCAAAAAAGAAATCCCAGGGAAATGGGAAGTAAAAAAAGAGTCTTCTAAAAATGAGTTTTTTAGTAGACGCTTCAAGAAGTTAAAAGATGATATAGGAAAAGAGATTAACCTAAATGACAACCATAGTATCTATTCAGCAAGACACACAGCAGCAAAAATACTCTTTACTTCTTTTAAGAAACAAGGATTAACTGACTTGCAGGCAAAACATAGGTTAATGACTATAACAAGGCATAAATCATTAAGTGGGTTAGAAAATTATTTGAGAGATATTGGAGCTTCTCTACCTGATGATTATACAGAAAATTATACTGTTATATTTTAGTTTTTTATTAATGACTAAAACTTATTATTCTCCTTAAAAGTTGAGATAATTCTTCAATTCCAAAAAAAGAAGGCAATATGACCCCATTTAATATAATAGCGGGTGTTCCATCTAGGTTGAGTTCATTTGACCACTCACTTTGTCTTGTTAATGATTCATCAACCTTTTTAGGAAGTTCTTTCTTTTTTGTAACAAGATTTAAGTTATTCTTTAAAAAAAAGAGTTTCTCTTTTTGAGTTAAAGCTTCCATAGATTTAAATAGTTCAAAGAACATTATTTTACTTTTAAAATTACTGTCAGTTACGCCCGAATACAAAACTCTGAACTTTATAGAGTTTTCAAACTCTAAAAACAATCTTGATAAATTTTTTAAAATAGCTTTACACCTTTTGCATTCAGGGTTCATAAACAATATAATTTCAAAGTCAGCAGCATTTTCTCCTATTACAATTTCATTTTCAAACATCTTATTTCCAACATCACTATTAACAAACCCAAATGAGATTATAGGAGAATTGAAAAATGAATCTAAACGATAAGAAAACTTTTTAGATTTCTCATTTAACAGTAAGTTATTTATTACCAAACTCGTAACTAAAATAGAAATAGCCAATGAAAACAAAACTTCTATATTAGGAATAACAAAACTCAACGCAAACCTTTCGTAAGAAAAAAGAATAAGAGAACTTAAAACTAACACAATTGAAAGACACATAATACAATAAGTTCTTAGCCTCAATTGTTGATATAATGAATAAAAAATACTTAAGCCTGACATGTATATAAGTGGTAAAACAAATTGTACAGAGTTATCTTGTCTATTTATTAATGTGTTTACTATAAGAAATAGAAAAAAAACTATACTTATCTCTGATAGTGAGAATCCTAATAGTTTACTATCTTTAGATGAGACAACTTTATCACAATCAAATTTTTTCCCAATTTTGCAAATATCAAACCCCTCTTGTGTAAAAAAAGAATGTTCTCTTAATAATAAATAAGATGAAAACGAAAACCCAAAAATAGAGATTATAAAGAAAAAGATATCATTTTCATTTATATAAAAAAAGCTTAAAATAATACAAGAAAAAAAACTAGTTATAATTAGCCCTTTTATGATATCATTTTTCTTTCTCTCTTCAATCTTTATTTCTTCATTTATTTCTCCTGAATCTTCATTTGCTTCAAGTATAATAGAAAAGCCACTCCAAATACTTAACAGTTCTTCTTTACTTATCGTTTTGTATTTTGATTCGTTAGAGAAGAAGCATACATAATTCTCGTTTTTTTTCTCCCATATAAAAAAATACTCTTTATCATTGGTTAATGATAACATAGGTTTAGGAGCTTTCTCAACCATTTCTAATGGAATTTCTACTAATAAATTCTTAATACCCCAAGTATTAAAAATATTAGAGAATTCATTTAAATTAGGCTCATAATAATAAGTTTCAAGTCGTTTTTTTATTTCTTCTTTTCTTACCGAAACAGAAAGTCTTCTTAATATTTCTGTTAAAAAAATAAATTTTTCTTTGTTCATGTAATTGTTTTTTGTAGTTTTGAGTAGCTATTGAATGAAAGAAAATGAATATTGCTATGAGTTTTCAAAATCAACTTTTTGGTAAAAATAATAGATTTTTAAATTTTATTTGGAAAATAGCTACACTAAAAATGTAAGTTTAATTTTAAATCCAATATAATATGGAAAATTTAAGTAAAGTCGAAAGCTTTGAAAGCTTTCAGGTTTCAAAACAGGTAATGAACCAAGTTGCTGGTGGACGTACCAAAAGTTTTGCAAGAGATTCGGGTTCTGGATCATGTCATAAAGTAATTGATAATAATTCAGGAGAAGTAATCAAATCAAAACCTAAAGACAGGTACGACAGAGCGGGTAAGTGTGATGAATTTGATAATCAATAATCATAACTTAAAAGAATTTTATTAACAATTAAAAATATACAATTATGAAAAAAATAGAAAAAATAGAATCTTTCATTTCTTTTAAAATATCTGAAACACAACAAAGTTCAATCCTTGGGTCAAGAAGTAAACGTTTCGAATCTGAAACCAGAAATGAACCAGGTGGATCAGGAAATACTTATTGTTTTAAAGTTATTGATGATAATGATGGCGGGAATGAGAGGAAAAAATTTAAAAAGCGCTACGAAGGTAAGTGTTAAATTAAGTTTATAACCTTTTAAAATTAACAAAGACCTTCTATAACTTATAAAAGGAAGGTCTTTTCTTTATAATTATATTGATATGAAAAAATACATTTTAATATTAGTTTGCTTTGCTTGTTTTTTTACAGTTAGGGTTTATTCCCAAAATTATTTAGAATATTATAAAAAAATTAATGATGCTGAAATTAATAATTTAAATGGGAATTATGCGAAATCAGATTCATTATATCATATTGCCTTTACTTTGGTTAAAAAACCTTTTAAAGAAGATTATTTTTTAGCTGCTAAGAACTCTGAAAAACTAGGTGATTGTCAAACAACCTATAATCATTTACAACTAAGTCTTAAAAACGGATTATCTTTTAAAAGAATAAAAACAAAAGATTTTAGAAACTTTAAGGAATCTACTTTTTGGAGAAAACTGAAAGCTGAAAAAAAACAATTAGAAGAAACATACTTATCTAACATAAATGTCTCTCTAAGAGATGAAATCCGTGAAATGATAAAACAAGATCAAAAGGCTAGACGTCCTATTTTCGGAAGTTGGAAGCAAACAAAAAAAACAGATTATTATAATTATAATAGACTCTTAAAAATAATAGAAGAAAACAATAATAAATGGCCTGGTTTTTCTATCATAGGAGAGAATACACCTAAAGGAAAATACGATGTTACAGACAATATTTCTCTAATGTTATTGCATTTTAAAAGAAAACAAATAAAAACATTAAAGCCTTATATATTAGATGCTGTTTTAAAAGGAGAAATGTATCCTTATCATTTTGCTAGAATTATTGATTATAAATACTTTGGAGATGCAATTAAAATAACTAAAGAGTCAAGTGGAAAGATAAAAATAAATACCTGTAACAAGTATGGAACATATTTAAACACCAAAATATGTGACTGTAAAAAAGCAGAAATAGAACGTGAAAAAATCGGTTTTGAACCTTTAAAGGATTATTATAGAAAAAGAAAATCAAAATTTAAATGTTTGAAGTAGTTTATGATTTTAATAGTGTCCGAACTGTTAGATAGAAGTACAAATACAGTTTTAGATTGGTGCTTTAATTCCTTAAATATTATAAGAGCCAACAAGAACGACTTAAAAATTGTTTCTATAGACTATCAAAAAGAAGAAATAATTTTTCAATTTAGAGAAGAGTTTATAAGCTCTAAAAATATAACTTCTTTTTGGTATCGAAGAGGTTATCTTGCCAACGACTATTCAATTAACAATAACAATAAAGATTTAGAATACTTAATTTATAGTCACCTAGATAGTGAGTGGAATGAAATTATCCGTTTTTTTACTCAAATCTTCGTTAATAATAAAGTAAAATCTTTAGGTTCATACCAAGTTAAAGACCAAAAGCTTGCACAGTTAAAACATGCCCAAAAGGTAGGCTTGAGAATCCCTAAAACCTTTATTACTTCTTCTAAAGAAGACCTACTTTTACGCAAGAAAAATTGTGATAACAATCTTATAACGAAAGGGATTAGTGCCTCACCATCATTTACTTTCGATAATATTTCATTAGAAGGATATACAGAGTTAGTATCTAGTGAATTTATCCAATCATTACCAGATACTTTTTTTCCAAGTTTGTTTCAAGAAAGTATAGAAAAATTATATGAACTAAGAATTTTTTATTTAAAAGAAAAATTTTATTCTATGGCTATTTTCTCACAAAATAACTTGCAAACAAAAATAGATGTTAGAAAGTATGATGATTCCAAACCGAATAGGACTGTTCCTTACCAATTACCTAAGAGCATAGAGGAAAAGTTAAATAAATTCATGGTTAATATGGGCTTAGATACCGGGTCTATTGATATGTTAGTAGATAGAAATAATGATTTCTATTTTTTAGAAGTCAACCCTAATGGTCAATTTGGTATGGTTTCTACACCTTGTAATTATTATATTGAAAGAGAAATAGCAAAAGAATTAATATGAAAATAAATGAACTTCCTTTTTATAAAGGTTTTTTGAAAAAAGAATTAGAAAGTCTTCCTGTAAACTATCAACTTTTAACTCATTTTACTTTTGAACAAAAAGTAATAACATCTGAAAATAGTGAAAGCTCACAAGGAATAGAAATTAGTTTGTATAATGGAAAAATTCTCACTTCAGAAAAACATTTTTCTCCAATTTCAAAAATAATTGATTTTGACTAAAAAGACAGCCTTATATAGTAATTGTATTTTAGTTAAAGGAGCTTCACGCTCTGTTATATGTGATTTGCAATTACAACAAATGCATTACATCCCTAATAGTTTATATGAATTATTAGAAAATCATTTAGGAAAGACAGTTGAAGATATTAAAAAGGCGTATAATAACAAATATGACGATATAATAGATAGTTATTTTCAATTTCTTGAAGAAAAAGACTGTGTGTTTTTTACTGAGCACCCTGAAAGGTTTCCTAAGTTGAACATGGATTGGGACTACCCACATGAAATCTCAAATGCTATAATCGATTATCATTCAAAATCAAGTTATGACATAATAAATGTATTAAATCAACTTGATGAGTTAAAGTGTAAATCTATCCAAATACGCTTTTTTTCAAAAATTGAGAAAGAAAAACTAACTTCAATTTTAAGCTACCTCAAAGAGAAAGAGTCTATTATTGCTTCTGTAGAGGTTTATTTAGAAGTTTCTGAATGGACTAATAAAGATAGGCTTATAGATATTATATCTAGCTATCCTAGGGTAAATCAGTGTGTTGTGCATTCTTCAACTTTTGAAGACATAATAGACTTAGGAAATAAATATTTAATATACACTAAACAAAAAGTAAACTCAGAATTACATTGTGGAATAATATCTCCAAAATACTTTTCTATTAACCTAAAAACCTTTACCGAGTCTAAAAACTATAACTCTTGCTTAAATAGGAAAGTTTCTGTAGATAAAGAAGGTTTAATTAAAAATTGCCCATCTATGACAAACGATTATGGTAGCATTAAAAATACCACTTTAAAAAAAGTTGTAGAGAGTGAAAAGTTTAGACAAATTTGGTCTATAAAGAAAGATCAAATCAGCATCTGTAAAGATTGTGAGTTTAGGTATGTCTGTACAGATTGTAGAGCATATATAGAAGACTCTAAAGATAACTTTTCAAAGCCTATAAAATGTGGTTATAACCCATACACTAATAAGTGGGAAAAATGGAGTGAAAACCAACTAAAAAAAGTGGCTATTGAAAATTATGGTCTAACTGAAATAATCTAAATAATCAATTGAGTAAGTTTCCTGTATATAAGCAAGCAGAAGAAAAAGACTGCGGTCCTACTTGTATTAGAATAATTTCGAAATTTTATAAAAAAAACATTCCAGTTCAACACATACGTAGATTAAGTGAAACAACGAGGGATGGTAGTACTCTTTTAGGAATTAGCAGTGCTTCAGAAAAAATAGGGTTTAAGTCATTAGGTG
The nucleotide sequence above comes from Tenacibaculum singaporense. Encoded proteins:
- a CDS encoding tyrosine-type recombinase/integrase, producing MKNFIFFDKEKVPTKVPVISIKKMFSEPKLYIPKIKGTNKPNINKPWHIWYYYRNPFTGAMDKIIEKRGLNRVKTITERKRIGNALKKARLRLLQEGYSPFEEKQEEILDKKSYTISEALELALNEKNKVWAEKTRHGNSSMYNIFVKWITEKKLANKDIDQLTKRHIIIFLNHISDTSSNTTRNNFKRLISSLLSQLVADDILSYNFVKDIPSLKAKPEKNQPFTILQLEAIKNYLVKNDKYLYQYMKFVIYALMRPVEICRLKVKDIDLQNNTILFAETKTERANILIIEPLKEVFQKMTLENYNADDFLFTKKEIPGKWEVKKESSKNEFFSRRFKKLKDDIGKEINLNDNHSIYSARHTAAKILFTSFKKQGLTDLQAKHRLMTITRHKSLSGLENYLRDIGASLPDDYTENYTVIF
- the gwsS gene encoding grasp-with-spasm system SPASM domain peptide maturase, which translates into the protein MTKKTALYSNCILVKGASRSVICDLQLQQMHYIPNSLYELLENHLGKTVEDIKKAYNNKYDDIIDSYFQFLEEKDCVFFTEHPERFPKLNMDWDYPHEISNAIIDYHSKSSYDIINVLNQLDELKCKSIQIRFFSKIEKEKLTSILSYLKEKESIIASVEVYLEVSEWTNKDRLIDIISSYPRVNQCVVHSSTFEDIIDLGNKYLIYTKQKVNSELHCGIISPKYFSINLKTFTESKNYNSCLNRKVSVDKEGLIKNCPSMTNDYGSIKNTTLKKVVESEKFRQIWSIKKDQISICKDCEFRYVCTDCRAYIEDSKDNFSKPIKCGYNPYTNKWEKWSENQLKKVAIENYGLTEII
- a CDS encoding vitamin K epoxide reductase family protein, with amino-acid sequence MNKEKFIFLTEILRRLSVSVRKEEIKKRLETYYYEPNLNEFSNIFNTWGIKNLLVEIPLEMVEKAPKPMLSLTNDKEYFFIWEKKNENYVCFFSNESKYKTISKEELLSIWSGFSIILEANEDSGEINEEIKIEERKKNDIIKGLIITSFFSCIILSFFYINENDIFFFIISIFGFSFSSYLLLREHSFFTQEGFDICKIGKKFDCDKVVSSKDSKLLGFSLSEISIVFFLFLIVNTLINRQDNSVQFVLPLIYMSGLSIFYSLYQQLRLRTYCIMCLSIVLVLSSLILFSYERFALSFVIPNIEVLFSLAISILVTSLVINNLLLNEKSKKFSYRLDSFFNSPIISFGFVNSDVGNKMFENEIVIGENAADFEIILFMNPECKRCKAILKNLSRLFLEFENSIKFRVLYSGVTDSNFKSKIMFFELFKSMEALTQKEKLFFLKNNLNLVTKKKELPKKVDESLTRQSEWSNELNLDGTPAIILNGVILPSFFGIEELSQLLRRIISFSH
- a CDS encoding NTP transferase domain-containing protein, producing MDKKHTKHTNLVKKYNDNFASNEVAILGTKCGVIADLVHEVSAKLSQYNLGYFDASHAKDVEQNTLSEYTFHHEGNLQIKTISPVNKYEQRLQFYNHNFVFINGNHYQGAKQILILDDEKEASVKKRLDQLTNIQFIIKLNEDSRYFDCLLERFPNIKNITSYTINEIDKISNHIHNLIKENIAPVKGLVLIGGKSTRMGRDKSELVYYKKPQKEHVKELLENNNLETFYSVRDLSTSPETTNEIPDTFFNLGPFGGICSAFQKDPNSAWFVMATDVPFVNNELIQLLLQKRNPAKVATAVKGKNKEFPEPLITIYEPKAYGKLLQYLAQGYSCPRKMLINSDVEIIEVDDNLIRNINTPEEFKDVIRFIKKL
- the gwsG gene encoding grasp-with-spasm system ATP-grasp peptide maturase; the encoded protein is MILIVSELLDRSTNTVLDWCFNSLNIIRANKNDLKIVSIDYQKEEIIFQFREEFISSKNITSFWYRRGYLANDYSINNNNKDLEYLIYSHLDSEWNEIIRFFTQIFVNNKVKSLGSYQVKDQKLAQLKHAQKVGLRIPKTFITSSKEDLLLRKKNCDNNLITKGISASPSFTFDNISLEGYTELVSSEFIQSLPDTFFPSLFQESIEKLYELRIFYLKEKFYSMAIFSQNNLQTKIDVRKYDDSKPNRTVPYQLPKSIEEKLNKFMVNMGLDTGSIDMLVDRNNDFYFLEVNPNGQFGMVSTPCNYYIEREIAKELI